One segment of Arthrobacter sp. MMS18-M83 DNA contains the following:
- a CDS encoding Fic family protein yields the protein MEQRRGSNVPKEPDRVRGSNDNAWPVLEWESLRWQAKLGSGPRYMTEAPYLPYKAAIPPMITNVRCTRAGEVTAAVEDAALAIRDFDHEFGNDIAPFSAILLRTESISSSQIENVTANARSIGMAELGDDSKRNATLVVDNVAAMNAALSAADSLETANVLEMHRALMRHADPGGAGRWREEPVWIGTSSASPVGADFVAPDAKRVPELMDDLMAYAARNDIQILAQSAIAHAQFETIHPFTDGNGRTGRALLHAMLRNKGLTRTVTVPVSAGLLNDVTGYHEALTAYREGDPDRIILLTAEATFRAIDNGRHLARDIEDARSKWENGIKARRDAAAWKIVDLLVRQPVVNSKLLEERLGLAPATIWRQMQVLEDAGVVQGFDKFKRGRHWWSDDILTALDAFAARSGRHGRG from the coding sequence GTGGAACAGCGACGTGGCTCCAACGTGCCGAAGGAGCCGGACCGGGTTCGCGGCTCAAATGACAATGCTTGGCCAGTCCTCGAATGGGAAAGCCTCCGGTGGCAGGCCAAATTGGGTTCGGGTCCCCGGTACATGACCGAAGCCCCGTATCTGCCGTACAAGGCCGCCATCCCACCGATGATCACCAACGTGCGCTGTACACGCGCCGGAGAGGTGACCGCGGCAGTCGAAGACGCGGCCCTTGCGATCCGCGACTTCGACCATGAATTCGGCAATGACATCGCCCCCTTTTCTGCCATCTTGCTCCGCACGGAATCTATCTCGTCGTCGCAGATCGAAAATGTCACGGCCAACGCCCGTAGTATCGGTATGGCCGAGCTCGGAGACGACTCCAAACGCAACGCCACCCTTGTCGTGGACAACGTGGCGGCCATGAACGCCGCGCTGTCTGCCGCTGACTCCTTGGAGACAGCCAACGTGCTGGAAATGCATAGGGCCCTGATGCGACATGCCGACCCCGGTGGCGCTGGAAGATGGCGTGAGGAACCGGTCTGGATCGGAACTTCAAGCGCCAGCCCAGTCGGCGCGGACTTCGTCGCACCGGATGCAAAGCGGGTCCCAGAGCTCATGGATGACCTGATGGCCTACGCCGCCAGGAATGACATCCAGATACTGGCTCAATCTGCCATTGCCCACGCACAGTTCGAGACCATCCACCCGTTTACTGATGGCAATGGGCGCACTGGAAGGGCACTGCTCCACGCCATGCTCCGCAACAAGGGCCTGACTAGGACGGTAACGGTTCCCGTGTCTGCCGGACTCTTGAATGACGTTACGGGCTATCACGAAGCGCTGACCGCCTACCGCGAAGGTGATCCTGACAGGATCATCCTTTTGACGGCCGAAGCGACGTTCCGTGCGATTGACAATGGGCGGCATTTGGCTCGAGACATCGAAGACGCACGAAGCAAGTGGGAAAACGGCATCAAGGCCCGCCGAGACGCTGCGGCTTGGAAGATCGTGGATCTGTTGGTCCGCCAACCGGTCGTAAACTCCAAGCTCCTGGAGGAACGGCTCGGCCTGGCGCCGGCGACCATCTGGCGGCAAATGCAGGTCTTGGAAGATGCCGGTGTGGTACAGGGATTCGATAAATTCAAACGTGGCCGGCACTGGTGGTCCGATGACATCCTTACCGCCCTGGATGCCTTTGCGGCCAGATCCGGCCGGCATGGCCGAGGCTGA
- a CDS encoding GatB/YqeY domain-containing protein yields the protein MSTLKERLHADVVSHMKDGNRIALNATRNVLSEIDTREKAGQTPIHLEDAQITAMLQKEAAQYHEVARLYEEAGESERAATEIADAEVIEAYLPEPLTAEEVESIVDETIASLRADGVELSLMHMGYVMKPVSERVAGRFDGKAVSEIVRRRLS from the coding sequence ATGTCCACCTTGAAAGAGCGGCTGCACGCAGACGTCGTCAGCCACATGAAGGATGGCAACCGCATCGCCCTGAACGCCACCCGCAACGTCCTTAGCGAGATTGACACCCGTGAGAAAGCCGGCCAGACGCCGATCCACCTGGAAGACGCCCAGATCACGGCTATGTTGCAGAAGGAGGCCGCGCAGTATCACGAGGTCGCCCGGCTTTACGAGGAGGCCGGAGAGTCCGAGCGTGCCGCCACGGAGATCGCGGATGCCGAGGTAATCGAGGCCTATCTTCCGGAACCGTTGACCGCCGAAGAAGTCGAGTCCATCGTTGACGAGACCATCGCCTCGCTCAGGGCCGACGGCGTGGAACTGTCCCTGATGCACATGGGCTATGTCATGAAGCCGGTCTCCGAAAGGGTCGCTGGACGCTTCGACGGCAAGGCAGTCAGCGAGATTGTCCGCAGGCGCCTGTCATAG
- a CDS encoding RNA polymerase sigma factor translates to MVHISEIGQIFREEHGRSVAVLVRVLGSIDAAEDAVQDAFTEAVARWPDTGLPPSPAGWIITTARNRAIDRLRREASGREKLAQVTLMQGDETEAIEVDTVEDNQLRLIFTCCHPALNRGAQVALTLKLLGGLTTAEIAHAFLVPEPTMAQRLVRAKGKIRDAHIPYRVPTGAELPERLKSVLAVVYLVFNEGYAASSGTGLVREDLCREAVRLGRLIVELMPDEPEAKGLLALMLLLDSRRAARTTPDGGLVRLADQDHSLWDTRLIAEGQLLVRQCLKRNQPGPYQLQAAINAVHSDAARPEDTDWRQVLALYGQLLALEPTPVVALNRAVALAEVEGPAAGLAAVDVLELGNYYLFHAVRADLLRRLGRDDEAVAAYRAAQQRTDNDAERDFLDARARALTTTAPGPAAPPSDDPHGR, encoded by the coding sequence ATGGTCCATATTTCGGAGATCGGTCAAATATTCCGCGAAGAGCATGGACGCTCCGTGGCCGTCCTGGTCCGCGTTTTGGGCAGTATCGACGCCGCCGAAGACGCGGTCCAGGATGCCTTCACCGAGGCCGTGGCCCGCTGGCCGGACACCGGACTGCCGCCAAGCCCGGCCGGCTGGATCATCACGACCGCCCGGAATCGCGCCATCGACAGGCTGCGCCGCGAGGCGTCCGGCAGGGAGAAACTCGCCCAAGTGACGCTCATGCAGGGCGATGAGACCGAAGCAATCGAGGTGGACACGGTGGAGGACAACCAGCTAAGGCTGATTTTTACGTGCTGCCACCCAGCCCTCAACCGGGGCGCCCAAGTGGCGCTAACGCTCAAGCTTTTGGGCGGGCTCACCACCGCCGAAATTGCCCACGCGTTCCTGGTACCCGAACCAACCATGGCCCAACGCCTGGTGCGTGCGAAGGGCAAGATCCGCGACGCCCACATCCCCTACCGTGTACCGACTGGCGCCGAACTCCCGGAGCGGCTGAAGTCGGTGCTGGCCGTGGTCTACTTGGTCTTCAACGAGGGTTACGCGGCGAGCTCGGGCACCGGGTTGGTGCGCGAAGACCTCTGCCGCGAGGCCGTGCGTCTAGGCAGGCTCATCGTCGAACTCATGCCCGATGAGCCCGAGGCCAAGGGGCTCTTGGCCCTCATGCTTCTGCTCGATTCCCGGCGTGCCGCCCGGACAACGCCCGACGGCGGCCTTGTGCGGCTCGCTGACCAGGACCACAGCCTCTGGGACACCAGGCTGATTGCCGAGGGACAACTGTTGGTACGGCAATGCTTGAAGAGGAACCAGCCCGGACCGTACCAATTGCAGGCTGCCATCAACGCGGTGCACAGCGACGCCGCGCGGCCTGAGGACACCGATTGGCGTCAAGTCCTTGCGCTGTACGGGCAACTCCTAGCCTTGGAGCCGACGCCGGTGGTCGCCTTGAACCGAGCCGTGGCCCTCGCTGAGGTGGAAGGACCCGCCGCGGGTCTTGCCGCCGTCGACGTCCTTGAGCTGGGCAACTACTACTTGTTCCACGCCGTGAGGGCGGATTTGCTCCGGCGCCTCGGCCGCGACGACGAAGCTGTCGCCGCTTACCGCGCCGCGCAGCAGCGCACAGACAACGACGCCGAGCGCGACTTCCTCGACGCGCGGGCCCGGGCGCTCACCACCACTGCCCCCGGCCCTGCAGCACCGCCTTCAGACGATCCGCACGGTCGGTGA
- the hxlB gene encoding 6-phospho-3-hexuloisomerase, with product MSLALVGSEIAETAAEVDLLQLSRLATEVQAAGNSATGRIFIAGAGRSGLVLRMAAMRLMHLGFDVHIAGDTTTPAIRSGDLLLLASGSGTTSGAVRAAETASKAGARIAVYTTNATSPLAELADVVVIIPAAQKTDHGSTMSCQYSGSLFEQVLFLVAEAVFQTLWDNDATPAEELWLRHANLE from the coding sequence ATGAGCTTGGCCCTCGTGGGTAGCGAGATCGCGGAAACGGCCGCTGAAGTGGACCTGCTGCAGCTGTCCCGCCTGGCCACGGAAGTCCAGGCCGCGGGAAACTCGGCCACCGGACGGATCTTTATTGCGGGGGCCGGCCGCAGCGGCCTTGTGCTGCGGATGGCTGCGATGCGGCTGATGCACCTCGGCTTCGATGTGCACATCGCGGGGGACACCACGACGCCGGCTATCCGCTCGGGCGACCTCCTGCTGCTTGCCTCGGGCTCCGGGACGACGTCCGGCGCCGTCCGCGCTGCCGAGACGGCCTCCAAAGCCGGCGCCAGGATCGCCGTGTACACGACGAACGCAACGTCCCCGCTCGCGGAACTGGCCGACGTCGTCGTCATCATTCCCGCTGCGCAGAAGACAGACCACGGATCCACAATGTCCTGTCAGTACTCCGGCAGCCTTTTCGAGCAGGTGCTCTTCCTTGTTGCCGAAGCAGTCTTCCAGACCTTGTGGGACAACGACGCAACCCCGGCCGAGGAACTCTGGCTCCGCCACGCCAACCTCGAATAG
- a CDS encoding helix-turn-helix transcriptional regulator encodes MTPSTWTLLEAVAALANAPLMSIAERLREAALPYVGSSALVIFTEDCTGRPQKKAGAEGIISRVSIPELDQLRSRVSEGEAWQGEAAIAGDQRHVLALTSETNALLTLTEPVLPEEPLERESALRMLDYLWQLTARRIQEKVADAPPSYLLESRAASAERLRVTAELVDRHSTTLETMLAALRSGSLDDAAARKAVTDLAATSLVNLRTLSDRTSDLVEEPVATAFERLREDLRPLMHFSGLDIQFIEPPVNGRALPGEVAHAARAIVRGLVLAIVEQPAVRRVRVQWDCDGVNLLINVRDDGLGELTADSPNIARLNSRVAALDGRMNIEVMAGWGADVQVVLPLDSPTAPAGDIGGWGLAEREMEVLQLLAAGQRNRAISAKLHISENTVKFHVRNIFRKLGVGSRTEAIALAHSHGLRTQG; translated from the coding sequence ATGACCCCAAGCACGTGGACCCTCCTGGAAGCGGTTGCCGCGCTAGCGAACGCCCCGTTGATGAGCATCGCCGAGCGCCTTCGTGAAGCGGCGCTGCCCTACGTGGGCAGCAGCGCGCTGGTCATTTTCACCGAGGACTGCACTGGCCGGCCCCAGAAGAAGGCAGGGGCGGAGGGCATCATCAGCCGCGTCTCCATTCCCGAACTGGACCAGTTGCGCTCCCGCGTCTCCGAAGGCGAGGCCTGGCAGGGAGAAGCAGCTATCGCCGGAGACCAGCGGCACGTTCTTGCCCTGACGTCCGAGACCAATGCACTGCTGACCCTCACTGAGCCGGTCCTGCCCGAAGAACCGTTGGAGCGTGAGTCTGCGCTGAGGATGCTCGACTACCTGTGGCAACTGACGGCGCGGCGCATCCAGGAGAAGGTAGCGGACGCGCCGCCGTCGTACCTCTTGGAATCCCGGGCGGCTTCCGCCGAGCGGCTCCGCGTCACGGCCGAACTCGTGGACAGGCATTCCACCACGCTGGAGACGATGTTGGCGGCGCTACGATCAGGCTCCCTCGACGACGCTGCTGCCCGCAAGGCCGTCACGGACCTCGCCGCTACCTCGCTCGTCAATCTGCGGACGTTGAGCGACCGCACATCGGATCTTGTGGAAGAGCCCGTAGCCACAGCGTTTGAAAGGCTGCGGGAGGACCTCCGCCCACTCATGCACTTCAGCGGGCTCGACATCCAGTTCATCGAGCCACCGGTCAACGGCCGCGCGTTGCCCGGCGAGGTAGCCCACGCTGCCCGGGCGATCGTGCGTGGTCTGGTACTGGCCATCGTGGAGCAGCCCGCGGTGAGGCGTGTGCGGGTGCAATGGGACTGCGACGGCGTGAACCTCCTCATCAATGTGCGCGACGACGGCCTGGGTGAACTGACTGCCGATTCGCCCAACATTGCCCGGCTCAACAGCCGGGTGGCGGCACTGGACGGCCGCATGAACATCGAGGTCATGGCCGGCTGGGGAGCGGACGTTCAGGTGGTCCTGCCGCTGGATTCACCCACCGCTCCCGCAGGCGACATCGGCGGATGGGGCCTGGCGGAGCGCGAAATGGAAGTCCTTCAACTATTGGCTGCCGGACAGCGCAATCGGGCCATTTCCGCGAAGCTGCACATCAGCGAAAACACGGTCAAATTCCATGTCAGGAATATCTTCAGGAAGCTCGGCGTGGGTTCGCGAACAGAGGCCATTGCCTTGGCGCACAGCCACGGACTGCGGACTCAGGGCTAG
- a CDS encoding HAD family hydrolase, which translates to MRLVASDIDGTILGHDGQISSRTIRAFHACRDAGIEVVFVTGRPPRWLYPLREQIGHTGTVICSNGAVVWDLEADKLISADALSIESVLEARRIIKQLRPDALFAAETLTGFHLEPGFVENPTSELLAEFTPARLEETLTADDAVVKFLAVTRTGTPDEFLAEVQPAVAHLVETTHSAPRTALLEMSAPGINKAVTLAVYAASRGIEATEVVAFGDMPNDVEMLRWAGDGYAMASGHPEAISAAGQQAPHFDDDGVAQILEAKLASLRGAHAARVPWPWGPTGEGP; encoded by the coding sequence ATGCGGCTCGTAGCTAGTGACATCGACGGCACCATCCTTGGCCATGACGGCCAGATCAGCAGTCGCACCATCCGCGCTTTCCATGCTTGCCGTGACGCGGGCATCGAGGTGGTGTTTGTGACGGGGCGGCCGCCGCGCTGGCTCTACCCGCTCCGCGAACAGATCGGCCACACTGGCACCGTCATCTGTTCCAATGGAGCCGTGGTGTGGGATCTTGAGGCTGACAAGCTGATTTCCGCCGATGCCTTGAGCATCGAGTCCGTGTTGGAGGCGCGCCGCATCATCAAGCAGCTCCGGCCCGACGCTTTGTTCGCTGCCGAAACCCTCACTGGATTCCACCTTGAGCCGGGCTTTGTCGAGAACCCAACCAGTGAGCTCCTGGCCGAGTTCACTCCCGCGCGGTTGGAGGAAACGCTCACCGCGGATGACGCCGTCGTAAAGTTCCTTGCCGTGACACGCACCGGCACCCCGGACGAATTCCTGGCAGAGGTGCAGCCCGCCGTCGCGCATCTCGTGGAGACCACGCACTCAGCGCCGCGGACCGCACTCCTGGAGATGTCCGCTCCCGGTATCAACAAGGCTGTCACACTAGCCGTATATGCGGCATCCAGGGGCATCGAGGCCACTGAGGTGGTGGCTTTTGGTGACATGCCCAACGACGTCGAGATGCTGCGCTGGGCCGGTGACGGTTACGCGATGGCCAGCGGCCACCCCGAGGCCATCAGCGCCGCGGGCCAGCAAGCACCGCATTTCGACGACGACGGCGTGGCCCAGATTCTCGAGGCAAAGCTCGCTTCCCTGCGGGGGGCCCACGCCGCTAGGGTTCCCTGGCCGTGGGGCCCCACCGGCGAGGGTCCCTGA
- a CDS encoding glycerophosphodiester phosphodiesterase, whose protein sequence is MSLNLPFFSRPDGQTAPLAFAHRGFSPDGLENSASAFGAALELGFTHLETDARTTADGVVLLFHDDTLDRVTNRHGRISSLSAAEIATARIGGREAVPLLADILAEFPEARLNIDVKDWHTVKALARVIEQLDAHDRVLIASFSDRRRRAVLRMLGRRTASSAGIVCNAVFTLLGPLLPERWLAKILHDVDALQVPVRYGPLTVVTPGFVRRAHRSGLQVHVWTVNDSAEMARLLDMGVDGIVTDRADRLKAVLQGRGQWW, encoded by the coding sequence GTGAGCCTCAACTTGCCCTTCTTCAGCCGTCCTGACGGACAAACCGCGCCGCTTGCCTTCGCGCACCGCGGGTTTTCGCCGGACGGACTCGAGAACTCGGCCTCGGCTTTTGGGGCCGCGCTTGAGCTTGGCTTCACGCACTTGGAAACCGACGCGCGCACTACGGCCGATGGGGTGGTGCTCCTTTTCCATGACGACACGCTGGACCGTGTCACGAACCGCCACGGCCGGATCTCCAGCCTCAGCGCCGCTGAGATTGCCACAGCACGCATTGGCGGCCGCGAAGCGGTTCCCCTCTTGGCAGACATCCTTGCCGAATTCCCCGAGGCGCGGCTGAATATCGACGTCAAGGATTGGCACACCGTCAAAGCCCTCGCCCGGGTCATCGAGCAGCTTGACGCCCATGATCGCGTCTTGATTGCAAGCTTCTCCGATCGCCGGCGTCGCGCTGTCCTGCGCATGCTAGGCCGTCGTACGGCATCCTCGGCGGGCATCGTCTGCAACGCCGTCTTCACCCTTCTGGGACCGCTTCTTCCAGAGCGGTGGCTGGCGAAGATTCTGCACGACGTCGATGCGCTCCAAGTGCCCGTCCGTTACGGACCATTGACGGTGGTGACGCCCGGTTTCGTGCGGAGGGCTCACCGGAGCGGGCTGCAGGTGCACGTTTGGACGGTCAACGACTCCGCGGAGATGGCCAGGCTGCTGGACATGGGCGTGGACGGGATTGTCACCGACCGTGCGGATCGTCTGAAGGCGGTGCTGCAGGGCCGGGGGCAGTGGTGGTGA
- a CDS encoding glycerate kinase, producing the protein MRILIAPDKFKGSLTAAEAASAMAEGVLRVYPDAVVTQFPIADGGEGTLEAAVAAGYEERINAVVGPILKPVGAAWAIRQTAFGGATAVIETAQASGLAHMEPTPENALRAHSYGCGQLIAAALDAGATEIVLGLGGSAMSDGGSGALRALGLKPLDAAGNVVPLGGGSLADVVSLDVSGLDPRLTAVRFRIAVDVQNPLFGNDGAAHVFGPQKGADEDAVELLDAGLRNWASLLREAGGQDVNVPGAGAAGGFPASFLAFTQATLEGGFALVAGLTGLPEQLGGADLVITGEGSMDSQSLTGKAPIALADSAHGHGIPVIVVAGRILVTPEELASHGVVAAAQLLDVAQRKNGLPDADDAVANAAKYLAWATSQVLEGV; encoded by the coding sequence ATGCGCATCCTGATTGCCCCGGACAAGTTCAAAGGTTCCCTCACCGCTGCCGAAGCGGCATCGGCCATGGCCGAGGGGGTATTGCGGGTGTATCCGGATGCCGTGGTGACGCAGTTCCCAATCGCCGACGGTGGCGAAGGAACACTCGAAGCGGCCGTGGCGGCGGGCTACGAAGAGCGGATCAACGCCGTCGTGGGCCCCATTCTCAAGCCGGTGGGCGCGGCATGGGCCATCCGACAAACCGCCTTCGGCGGAGCCACCGCGGTGATCGAAACGGCGCAAGCGTCCGGATTGGCGCACATGGAGCCGACGCCGGAGAACGCCTTGCGCGCCCACAGTTACGGTTGCGGCCAACTCATCGCCGCGGCCCTCGACGCCGGTGCAACGGAAATTGTGCTCGGCTTGGGCGGCTCCGCGATGTCCGACGGCGGCAGCGGCGCCTTGCGCGCACTCGGGCTCAAACCCCTGGACGCGGCCGGGAACGTGGTTCCGCTCGGCGGAGGCTCGCTCGCTGACGTCGTATCCCTCGACGTCTCCGGGCTGGATCCGCGGCTGACTGCGGTGAGGTTCCGGATCGCCGTCGACGTCCAGAACCCGCTCTTTGGCAACGACGGCGCGGCACATGTTTTCGGTCCGCAGAAGGGCGCGGATGAGGACGCCGTGGAACTGCTCGACGCCGGCCTGCGCAACTGGGCGTCCCTGCTGCGTGAAGCGGGCGGACAGGACGTCAACGTTCCCGGGGCTGGCGCGGCGGGTGGGTTCCCGGCGTCGTTCTTGGCCTTCACACAGGCGACGCTGGAAGGCGGTTTTGCGCTCGTGGCGGGACTCACGGGTCTTCCTGAACAGCTCGGCGGCGCGGACCTCGTGATCACGGGCGAAGGCTCCATGGATTCGCAGTCGCTGACGGGCAAGGCCCCGATCGCCCTGGCCGATTCGGCCCACGGGCATGGCATTCCCGTGATTGTGGTGGCCGGCAGAATCCTGGTAACGCCCGAGGAACTTGCTAGCCACGGGGTGGTGGCCGCGGCACAGTTGCTCGACGTCGCGCAGCGCAAGAACGGACTGCCCGACGCCGACGACGCCGTAGCGAATGCCGCCAAGTACCTCGCATGGGCCACGAGCCAGGTGCTTGAAGGGGTCTAG
- a CDS encoding YciI family protein, with protein sequence MSRYLLSIYQPDGPIPEPGVLNKIMADLEVLNQEMHDAGAWVFTGGLHPSSTSTVVRVNDGEVLTTDGPFVEAKEHVGGLWVIEASDLDVALEWGRKAAQATTLPIEVRPFAGYRD encoded by the coding sequence ATGTCACGCTATCTGCTCAGCATCTACCAACCCGATGGCCCCATCCCGGAACCCGGGGTCCTCAACAAAATCATGGCCGATCTGGAGGTCCTGAACCAGGAAATGCACGACGCCGGTGCGTGGGTTTTCACAGGCGGGCTGCACCCCTCCAGCACCTCCACGGTGGTGCGTGTGAACGACGGCGAAGTACTCACCACGGACGGTCCGTTCGTCGAGGCCAAGGAACACGTGGGCGGGCTGTGGGTGATCGAAGCCTCGGACCTGGACGTGGCACTCGAGTGGGGACGCAAAGCCGCCCAAGCCACCACTTTGCCCATCGAAGTCCGGCCTTTCGCGGGCTACCGAGATTAA
- a CDS encoding uracil-xanthine permease family protein → MSMLGTKWKLHGNGKTIRPGHVVAPEERLAWPLTIGVGMQHVVAMFGATFLVPIITGMPPATTLLFSGIGTLLFLVITKGRVPSYLGSSFAFIAPIMASQQQFGVPGALGGVVLAGVVLALIGAVVQKFGAEWINRTMPPIVTGAIVALIGLNLAPAAKANFDKAPITALVTLVTIILVSVLFRGILGRLSILVGVVVGYFTAMARGEVDYSKMDSAAWIGLPHFQTPEFHLGVVGLFVPVVLVLVAENVGHVKSVAAMTGRNLDDVSGRALLADGVATVLAGFGGGSGTTTYAENIGVMAATKVYSTAAYWVAGTFAILLSFSPKFGELIATVPAGVLGGAATMLYGMIGVLGVKIWVQNKVNFSNPINLTTAAVALIIGIADYTWTLGELKFTGIALGSAAALVVYHGMKGLARWRGTVAEPEMETAGLPPAAKAAMNAAAKRSGKKG, encoded by the coding sequence CCGCTGACCATCGGCGTCGGTATGCAGCACGTCGTCGCGATGTTCGGAGCCACCTTCCTGGTGCCCATCATCACGGGCATGCCACCAGCCACCACGCTGCTCTTTTCCGGCATCGGCACCCTGTTGTTCCTCGTCATCACCAAGGGCCGCGTACCCAGCTACCTTGGCTCCAGCTTTGCCTTCATCGCTCCCATCATGGCGTCCCAGCAGCAGTTCGGTGTTCCCGGTGCGCTGGGCGGAGTGGTGCTTGCCGGCGTCGTACTCGCTCTTATCGGTGCAGTGGTCCAGAAGTTCGGCGCTGAATGGATCAACCGGACCATGCCGCCCATCGTGACAGGCGCGATCGTTGCCCTGATCGGGCTGAACCTGGCGCCGGCCGCGAAGGCGAACTTCGACAAAGCCCCGATCACCGCCCTGGTCACGCTCGTGACGATCATCCTGGTGAGCGTCCTTTTCCGGGGCATTCTGGGCCGCCTGAGCATCTTGGTGGGAGTGGTGGTCGGTTACTTCACCGCCATGGCGCGCGGTGAGGTGGACTACTCAAAGATGGATTCGGCCGCGTGGATCGGCCTGCCGCACTTCCAGACGCCCGAGTTCCACCTCGGCGTCGTGGGCTTGTTCGTGCCGGTTGTCTTGGTGCTTGTGGCGGAGAATGTAGGGCACGTGAAGTCCGTGGCAGCGATGACGGGACGAAACCTCGACGACGTCTCCGGCCGCGCGTTGCTGGCCGACGGCGTCGCGACGGTCCTCGCTGGATTCGGCGGCGGCTCCGGCACCACCACCTACGCGGAGAACATCGGCGTCATGGCAGCCACGAAGGTCTACTCGACGGCGGCCTACTGGGTTGCCGGGACCTTCGCCATCCTCCTGAGTTTCTCGCCCAAGTTCGGCGAACTCATCGCCACCGTCCCCGCTGGCGTTCTGGGCGGCGCCGCGACCATGCTGTACGGGATGATCGGCGTCCTGGGCGTGAAGATCTGGGTGCAGAACAAGGTCAACTTCTCCAACCCCATCAACCTGACTACGGCCGCCGTCGCTTTGATTATTGGGATTGCCGATTACACCTGGACCCTCGGGGAACTGAAGTTCACGGGCATCGCGCTGGGTTCGGCCGCTGCCTTGGTGGTCTACCACGGCATGAAGGGCCTGGCGCGTTGGCGCGGGACCGTCGCCGAGCCGGAGATGGAGACGGCAGGGTTGCCGCCAGCGGCGAAGGCAGCGATGAATGCGGCCGCCAAGAGGAGCGGGAAGAAGGGCTAA
- a CDS encoding YbhB/YbcL family Raf kinase inhibitor-like protein has protein sequence MSYADLPRVPSFDLTSDSLRDGDALKPAQTSKRFGVAGGKDESPQLSWSGAPEGTKGYVVTVFDPDAPKAGGYWHWAVVNVPASTSSLPAGAGAQGGSHLPSGAFQLKNDAGFPGYLGAAPPPGHGPHRYILAVHAVDVEELGLDAGASTGALVRKLTSHSLGRAVITGHFERR, from the coding sequence ATGAGCTACGCCGATCTTCCCCGAGTCCCTTCCTTCGACCTCACCAGCGATTCGCTCAGGGATGGCGACGCACTCAAGCCGGCACAGACCAGCAAACGCTTCGGCGTGGCCGGGGGCAAGGACGAATCTCCGCAGCTGAGCTGGAGCGGAGCACCGGAAGGCACCAAGGGTTACGTCGTTACCGTCTTCGATCCCGATGCCCCTAAAGCCGGTGGCTACTGGCACTGGGCCGTGGTCAACGTCCCCGCCAGTACGAGCTCACTGCCTGCCGGCGCCGGCGCTCAGGGCGGTTCTCACCTGCCGTCCGGTGCTTTCCAGTTGAAGAACGACGCCGGGTTCCCGGGGTATCTGGGTGCCGCGCCACCGCCGGGACACGGCCCACACCGGTACATCCTGGCCGTGCACGCCGTCGATGTCGAAGAGTTGGGCCTCGACGCGGGCGCCTCCACCGGTGCCCTTGTCCGCAAGCTCACGTCACATTCCCTGGGCCGGGCCGTGATCACGGGCCATTTCGAGCGCCGCTAG
- the hxlA gene encoding 3-hexulose-6-phosphate synthase, producing the protein MKLQVAIDVLTTEAALEIAGKVAEYVDIIELGTPLVKSEGLSAVTAIKKAHPDKIVFADLKTMDAGELEADIAFKAGADLVSVLGGADDSTIAGAVKAAKAHNKGIVVDLIGVADKVTRAKESRALGAKFIEFHAGLDEQAKPGYNLDVLLSAGEEARVPFSVAGGVNLSTIGAVQRAGADVAVVGGSIYGADDPALAAKQLRAAII; encoded by the coding sequence ATGAAGCTGCAAGTCGCCATCGACGTCCTCACCACCGAAGCTGCCCTCGAGATCGCGGGCAAGGTGGCCGAATACGTGGACATCATCGAACTCGGCACTCCCCTCGTGAAAAGCGAAGGCCTGTCCGCCGTGACCGCCATCAAGAAAGCCCATCCGGACAAGATCGTGTTCGCCGACCTCAAGACCATGGACGCCGGTGAGCTCGAGGCCGACATCGCGTTCAAAGCCGGCGCGGACCTCGTCTCCGTGCTTGGCGGTGCGGACGACTCCACCATCGCGGGTGCAGTCAAGGCCGCCAAGGCCCACAACAAGGGCATCGTGGTGGACTTGATCGGCGTCGCGGACAAAGTCACCCGTGCCAAGGAATCCCGGGCCCTCGGTGCCAAGTTCATCGAGTTCCACGCCGGCCTCGACGAGCAGGCCAAGCCGGGCTACAACCTGGACGTCCTGCTGAGCGCCGGGGAGGAAGCCCGTGTGCCGTTCTCCGTCGCTGGCGGTGTGAACCTGTCCACCATCGGAGCCGTCCAGCGCGCCGGAGCGGATGTCGCCGTCGTCGGCGGTTCCATCTACGGCGCAGACGACCCCGCACTGGCCGCGAAGCAACTCCGCGCCGCCATCATCTAG